The following proteins are co-located in the Triticum aestivum cultivar Chinese Spring chromosome 1A, IWGSC CS RefSeq v2.1, whole genome shotgun sequence genome:
- the LOC123071076 gene encoding alpha carbonic anhydrase 7: protein MASQMSSAWAAVVVIVSSLLAVALSHDEGGGPSFGYTPGTPDGPENWGKLSPAYKACGDGKAQSPIDIVIANAVPNPNLDTLTRVYAPSNATLHNTGKDIVMSFEQGGEPVMPGSINVTTADGTVKEFKLKMIHWHAPGEHTVNGKRFPLELHMVHVDDQDHKAVIGILYEIGNPDPFYDQLTEKLRELKTTPTVAAGVVELKSLQKRTGSYFRYMGSLTTPPCTEKVMWNILGKGRELSQEQLQLITAPLPHQDNRPPQPLNGRQVAFYNPPNTIISIQSLVLPP, encoded by the exons ATGGCGTCCCAAATGTCATCGGCATGGGCCGCTGTCGTCGTcatcgtctcctccctcctcgccGTCGCTCTCTCGC atgatgaagGTGGTGGGCCCAGCTTCGGGTACACGCCGGGGACCCCCGACGGCCCGGAGAACTGGGGCAAGCTGAGCCCGGCATACAAGGCGTGCGGCGACGGCAAGGCGCAGTCCCCCATCGACATCGTCATCGCCAACGCCGTCCCCAACCCCAACCTCGACACCCTGACCCGCGTCTACGCCCCCTCCAACGCCACCCTCCACAACACCGGCAAGGACATCGTCATGAGCTTCGAGCAGGGCGGCGAGCCCGTCATGCCGGGCTCCATCAACGTCACCACCGCCGACGGCACCGTCAAGGAGTTCAAGTTGAAGATGATCCACTGGCACGCGCCGGGGGAGCACACCGTCAACGGCAAGCGCTTCCCGCTGGAGCTCCACATGGTCCACGTCGACGACCAGGACCACAAGGCCGTCATCGGCATCCTCTACGAGATCGGCAACCCCGACCCTTTCTACGACCAGCTGACGGAGAAGCTGCGCGAGCTCAAGACGACGCCCACCGTGGCCGCCGGCGTGGTGGAGCTCAAGTCGCTGCAGAAGCGGACGGGGAGCTACTTCCGGTACATGGGGTCGCTCACCACGCCGCCCTGCACGGAGAAGGTGATGTGGAACATTCTGGGCAAGGGCAGGGAGCTGAGCCAGGAGCAGTTACAACTCATCACCGCGCCGCTGCCTCACCAGGACAACAGGCCGCCGCAGCCGCTCAATGGCCGCCAAGTCGCCTTCTACAACCCGCCAAACACCATCATCTCCATCCAATCCCTAGTACTCCCTCCCTAA